In the genome of Hevea brasiliensis isolate MT/VB/25A 57/8 chromosome 14, ASM3005281v1, whole genome shotgun sequence, the window ATATATTCCACAGCATTTTCATCCTCCACACTTCTTCATAATCCTTCTCTTCAAACCTTAAACACTTCCCAATTCTGACTTACCTTCACTTTCCACTCACTTGAAAAGTAATGGCAGATGCAATTCTGTCCCGCATTGTTGTGGAAATCATTAAGAAGCTGGGTTCTCGAGTTCTTCAAGAGACTAGGCTCTGGTGGGGTGTCAAAGAGGAGCTTGAGAAACTCAGGAGGACAGTTTCAACCATCCAAGCTGTGCTTCTTGATGCAGAGCAGCAGTACTGGCAGAAGCATCAAATCAAAGATTGGGTTGACTCGCTAAAAGATGCTTTTTACGATGCTGATGACTTGCTAGATGAGTTCTCCACAGATGTTTTAGTGAAGCGGATGATGACTGGCAATAAAATGGTGAAGGAGGTACGCCTCTTCTTTTCAAGCTCAAACCCATTTGTTTATGGTCTTAAAATGGCTCATAAGATTGGAAAAGTTAGAAGTAAATTAGATGAGACTGTTGCAAATAGGAAGTTTCACTTAGATGAGATCGCAGCTCCTATGGTTGAGGAAAGAGAGCAAACTCACTCATCTTTGCCTCTTGTAGTTGTTGGTAGAGAAGATGATAAGAAGAAAATCATTGATTTTCTTCTGTCTTCTAGTTATGGGGAGAATGTGTCAATCATTTCCATTGTTGGTGTTGGAGGATTAGGAAAGACAACACTTGCTCAACTTGCATACAATGATGTGAGGGTGAAATCATATTTTGAGTTCAAAATGTGGGTGTGCATTTCTGAAAATTTTGATGTAAAAATAGTTGTTGAAAAGATTTTGGAGTCTCTTGATGGTGAGAAGCCTAAAAATCTTGAATTGAATACCTTGAAAGATCTACTTTGGgagaaaattaatgaaaaaaaatatttgctTGTTTTGGATGATTTATGGAATGAGGATTCCAAAAAATGGTTTGACTTGAAAGATTTGTTAGCCAGAGGTGCATGTGGAAGTAAAATAATAGTGACTACGCGTCTTGAAAATGTTGCAAAGATGATAAGATCAGATGAAACAAGTAAATTACAAGGCCTATGTGATGCTAAGTCATGGTTGTTGTTTAAAAAAATGGCTTTCAAGCAAGAGCAAGTAACAAGCGCAAAGCATGAGATAATTGGAAGAGAAATTGTGACAAAATGTGTTGGAGTCCCTTTAGCCATTCGAGCAATAGGAAGTTTATTGTATTATAAAAATGCAATAAATGAGTGGGAATCGTTCAAAGAAAAAGAGTTTTTATATTTGAATGAAGGGGAGATTAATATTATGAAAACTCTTAGGTTGAGTTATGATCATCTCCCTTCTCATTTAAAGTGTTGTTTTGCCTATTGTAGATTATTTCCAAAAGgttcaaaaattaaaatagaatatTTGGTGAATCTTTGGATGGCACAAGGATTGATTGAATTATCAGATTCAAAACAAAGTTTCAAAGATGTAGGCCTAAAATATTTCAAAGATCTTTTATGGAGGTCTTTCTTTCAAGACGTAGAAGAAGATATATTGGGTAATTTAAGGAGTTGTAGAATGCATGATTTGATGTATGATCTTATTTTGCAAGTAGCTAGAGAGGGTATCACTTTATTAAATTCGGATGCAGAACTTGTTAAAGAAGGAACTCGACATGTTTCAATTGGTTTTAAAGTTGAGTCATGGCAAAAAATTGCAAGTTGCTTACCTATTGTGACAAAGGTGCGAACATTTACATCATTCAATTGGTCAAAAATGTATGATATTAAAGAAGTAGAATGTCATGACATTTTTTCCAAATTAAGTCGAGTAAGGTTATTGAATTTATGTGATTTGGGGATTGAGAAAGTGCCACATTCCATTGATAAATTAAAGCACGTAAGATTTCTCGATCTTTCTGATAATAAAGGCATTGAGTTCCTTCCTGATTCCATAATTAAACTTCAAAACTTGCAAATTCTACGCCTAGTCAACTGTGAAAGGCTTAAACAGTTGCCAAAGCATATCAAAAAGTTGGTCAATCTCCAGCGACTTTTCCTTGAGGGATGTGTTAGTTTGACTCATATGCCACATGGGATTGGTCAACTGACTTCTATTGAGGATTTATCActattcatggtagacaaagataACGGTGTCTCCAAACATGGCGGTGCCCTTAGTGAATTGAGTAACTTGAACAATCTGAGAGATGTGCTTCGAATCATGAATCTACGGTATGTGAAAAATCCAGCATCTGAATTTAAGGCAGCCAATTTGAAAGAGAAGCAACACCTTCAAGCCTTGACATTATCATGGAAATTGGGCGATCCCTATGATAATAATAGTGATAGTGGTCCAGATGATGTTGAAAATGATGAAGAAATGTCATTAGAAGAGCTGCGGCCACACCTTAATCTAAAATGGTTGCTTGTGTATGGGTGTGGAAGACTCATGTTTCCAAGCTGGATTTCCTCCCTCACTAATTTGGTGGAACTTCGAATTGATAACTGCAAAAAATGCCAGCATTTTCCACCGTTGGATCAGTTCCCTTCACTTAAAAGTTTGGCGATTGAGAATTTCACTGATCTGGAGTACATAGAGAGTGGGATTAATTGCGACAATGCATTATTCTTCCCTTCCTTAGAGAGACTCTGGCTCTTAAATTGCCCAAATCTGAAGGGATGGAGGAGGGATACATCCACGCCTCAGTTGCTACAATTTCACTGTCTTGATTATTTGGATATCAGGTCTTGCCCTAACCTCACTTCAATGCCTCTCATTCCATCTGTCCAAAAATTGGTGTTGAAAAATGCTAGCAAGAAGTCATTGGAGGACATACTGAAGATGAAGATTTCGGTGTCACAATCTACCTCTTCTTGTTCTTCGATTTCCCATTCTCAATTGAAAATTCTGAATATCGAGAATATTGAGGATCTAGAAGTTCTGCCAGAGGAGTTGTTCACAAATCCCATATCACTCCGACAACTTTATATTCGTTATTGTCCACGAATAACAAAGGTGTCTTCTGCTTTGCGGCATCTAACCTCCCTTGAGCATCTTGTCTTCTTGGCTTGTGAGGAGCTTGATTTATCTGATTCAGAGGATCATAGTGATATGCCGTGGCAGTACCTTAGAAGCCTCCGGGTGCTTCATTTGATAAATTTGAACAAATTGGAGTCCGTCCCAAAGGGACTTCAACATGTTCCCACTCTGTGCAGACTCCTAATCAAAAGTTGTCCTAATTTGATATCTTTACCGGAGTGGATAGGAAGCCTTACCGCATTACAAGCTTTTGGGATTCATGAATGTCCTCAACTGTCAGAAAGATGCAAAAGCAAAATGGGTGCTGATTGGCCCAAGATTGCTCACATACCAAATATTTATATTGAGGGAAGATGGATTCAAGTGGATGGCATATACAAGCTATAATCAGAAGAATCAGACTTTTCTTCGGGTATGTACCTTTTGTCTCTCTATTTTAGAAGCACACGCTAGTTTTTGTGGTTAATGCGTTTTTATGTTTGGCATTCAATCAAATGCTTACAAGATTTGTGGTCCTGAATGCAGAGGTGGAAAATTTATTTGTTctgaaaacaaaatgaaattcaacttttCACACTCATTCAAATCTTACTTATTCCTTCCATTCAATTGTGTGGTAAGTCTTATTGCTATCATTTTATTGTTATGAACACTTTCCCTGAAATTTTGTTGCCCATGAACAAGCTAAATATCAAAAAGCTCACAGTTTTGCCTTCCTTTGTGCTGGTTTCCAGGAAAAGAAAATGACAATCTAAAGCATTTGCACCAAACTGAGGTCTAATCTCCAGGCATGTGATCTGGAAGGTACTCACCCCCAGAAATGGTGCTCTGTTTTTTTCGTAATCTtacatttttatatattattttcatatGTTTATTCACCTTAGAAATCATTTATATGATTGCAGAATTGTTTGGAAATTTTGCCACCAGATGCATGTTCTGAGTGTTCAGGACTTCAGGTTGGGTTAAGATTGCAGTTGAAGATCAAATCTAATAAGAATTATATTTTAAGTTGGTATTCCATTTTTGTTGTCTTGTCATATTTAGCTTTCCCATATTACATTAAGTAACAGAAGCTCTACCAAAGTATTCTCACCTCTTACAGATTGGTTTTAAAGTATTCTCAGTCTCATTTCTGATTTTAAAGACTGgaaatcatttcttcttcctcTACTTGAACAGGTTGGCATCTAGGTCACAATGTGTTCTGTGAATTTATACTATTGGGCAGTACTAAATCAAACATGGTTTGCGATCAGTCAAATGAATGGAGGAACTTTGGCTACTTTTTATCCTTTTAATGGTAGTTTGAGGTTGTTCTGCTGATAGTGCGACTCAGTAGATTGAAGCATTCCCATGTAATTTTAAGTGAGCTATGGAATTTCAAATAAGCATTCTGCAAATATGGTCTTCAATTTCAGAGTTTGGAAATTAATAATGGTTCTATCTTGTTGAAAGAAGCCAGAAAAGAGCAATTGTGAATTGGCCTTGCAATTATTAGAGAACTCAAGGGATAGCCCAAGAATGCTCACCTCCGAGAGGTTGTATTTGGCATAAAAAGAAAAGATCCTACAGTTCACTGCTTTACAGTTACATGAAAGCAAATCTTATCTCTTGCGTGTGGTTCTGTTTTGGAGATTTTGAGGCCCGGAATGCATAATTTTCCCCATCTTGAACTGGTTGGCATTTTAAGTGGCAATATGTTCTGTGAATTTATTAGCCTTCAAAGAAATTGAAGCATTCCCATATAAGCTTATGTGAGCTTTGGAGTGTCAAACGAGCATTCTGCAACGCGTGCTTCTTCACTTttagactttggaaattgatgatGGTTGGTTCTGTCTTTTTGAAAGATAACAGAGACGAGCAATTGTGGATTGGCCTCTCATGTGCCAGTAAGTGCTAGTTTATTGCTATGACTGGTACATGTTTATTTCTGCTTCTTTTGAGTGACTGGTACATAATATCTTATAGTTTCCATCAATCTTAATGCTTGCTGCTTTTGCTGTGCTTGCATGTCTGATGGCATGAAAATTAAGGGGCCATTGCCTATCTGGTGGACAACTGATCGTCTAACTTATCTGCAATCATTTGCTAAAGGTATGGATGTTTTTAGAGACCGTATTCTCTTATTTACTTCTACAAAATTGTGAAGTGTTGAAAAACTAAAACTTGTAATGTGTGTCATTGTGTCTAGGCCTGAAGTGAACATCTGATTCAAGTAAATTTAATAGTCACAATCAGGAAAGGTTCAATGATGCTGACTAGCTGAGACCTGCACAATTGATTTATATACATGGACTTGCAATTTAATATTGCACAAGAAattgcagtttttttttttttttttttttttttgcaatttaaTATCACAGCAAGATGTTTCAGAACTAGGTTGAATTTAGTTCTGGCAACTTAGATAACAGAGAAATTAACTATGATCTTTGAAGGCACAAGTAAGAACTAGCAATGTGGGACATGCTCATGGAATTTCCTCATTCTTTAGATTTAAATGAACAATTAATGGTCTTTTTTCCTCAAAAattaatgtgtgtgtgtgtgtatatatgggATCTAGAAATTCTGCTTATTTAGTTGAAAATTCTGCTTATTCAGGATCTAGAATTTCTGCTAGAGAACTTGCTGCAAAACCTCACTTCACTTCAATGCCATAATATTTGGGATTGTCCACAAATAACAACCTTGTCTTCTGATTTGCGGCATTCAGAAGTGGAAAAATCATTGGttctggaaaaaaaaaagaaaaaaaaaaagaagagattcAACACTTCATATTGCTTCAAATCTAACTTATTCCTTCCACCAGTTGAGTGGTAAGTAAAATTACTGGGTTGATTTTCTTTTCTATCATTTTACTGTTATATTTTCTTGTACATGAATAATTAAATCCCAAAAAGCCCACAGTTTTACCTTTCTTTGATTTGGTTTCCTGGAAAACAAAATGA includes:
- the LOC110650978 gene encoding putative disease resistance protein RGA3 yields the protein MADAILSRIVVEIIKKLGSRVLQETRLWWGVKEELEKLRRTVSTIQAVLLDAEQQYWQKHQIKDWVDSLKDAFYDADDLLDEFSTDVLVKRMMTGNKMVKEVRLFFSSSNPFVYGLKMAHKIGKVRSKLDETVANRKFHLDEIAAPMVEEREQTHSSLPLVVVGREDDKKKIIDFLLSSSYGENVSIISIVGVGGLGKTTLAQLAYNDVRVKSYFEFKMWVCISENFDVKIVVEKILESLDGEKPKNLELNTLKDLLWEKINEKKYLLVLDDLWNEDSKKWFDLKDLLARGACGSKIIVTTRLENVAKMIRSDETSKLQGLCDAKSWLLFKKMAFKQEQVTSAKHEIIGREIVTKCVGVPLAIRAIGSLLYYKNAINEWESFKEKEFLYLNEGEINIMKTLRLSYDHLPSHLKCCFAYCRLFPKGSKIKIEYLVNLWMAQGLIELSDSKQSFKDVGLKYFKDLLWRSFFQDVEEDILGNLRSCRMHDLMYDLILQVAREGITLLNSDAELVKEGTRHVSIGFKVESWQKIASCLPIVTKVRTFTSFNWSKMYDIKEVECHDIFSKLSRVRLLNLCDLGIEKVPHSIDKLKHVRFLDLSDNKGIEFLPDSIIKLQNLQILRLVNCERLKQLPKHIKKLVNLQRLFLEGCVSLTHMPHGIGQLTSIEDLSLFMVDKDNGVSKHGGALSELSNLNNLRDVLRIMNLRYVKNPASEFKAANLKEKQHLQALTLSWKLGDPYDNNSDSGPDDVENDEEMSLEELRPHLNLKWLLVYGCGRLMFPSWISSLTNLVELRIDNCKKCQHFPPLDQFPSLKSLAIENFTDLEYIESGINCDNALFFPSLERLWLLNCPNLKGWRRDTSTPQLLQFHCLDYLDIRSCPNLTSMPLIPSVQKLVLKNASKKSLEDILKMKISVSQSTSSCSSISHSQLKILNIENIEDLEVLPEELFTNPISLRQLYIRYCPRITKVSSALRHLTSLEHLVFLACEELDLSDSEDHSDMPWQYLRSLRVLHLINLNKLESVPKGLQHVPTLCRLLIKSCPNLISLPEWIGSLTALQAFGIHECPQLSERCKSKMGADWPKIAHIPNIYIEGRWIQVDGIYKL